In Paenibacillus sp. 1781tsa1, one DNA window encodes the following:
- a CDS encoding sensor histidine kinase gives MMDKVRTFFGKNVNLRTKLLLLFLALTLLPLSLQGVMNYKHFSQTMDRKTEQFTIELVRQINANLNRLLKDFERLSLLPLYDQMVLGILGKYNASMGSGTWARSEDYLKMKLYTSGQAYDRPEIRGIHLISNSGILFSNLDSLAVKPVWDSRQDDWFAELEDSEGTWRLIPPHDPGYYTGVQQESYISVGRVLRDPGTLQRLGYILIDIRLEAFGQLLSNLNVEQDASLMIVDSKQRLLFERISTGGMSAYDQLLTNGQLQSYAGNQKNVLDGQSYLYVQHHSSYSGLSVISLTPIAVIQKESGEMLTFTIGFAVLCMAAISILAFLLSYRITRPLIRLKHHMIRVEQGDFSQRVAHFSNDEFGQMSRGFNRMMEEIHRLFNEVFLLGIQEREAELSALQSQMNPHFIYNTLESINMMAIRQKHAEVSDMVTALGKLLRYTIDKVDRMVPLGEELAFVQSYVRIQQVRYNGKLKIIYDIEEEITECAIPKLILQPLVENAVYHGIEGQENGGVIWVSALKFDHELLISVRDNGKGMTQAKIDELNESISKQPSNEALRCHAGDSLGLNNIAQRLRLIYGEGGSLSIDGSPGQGLVVTISIQLLPKGD, from the coding sequence ATGATGGACAAGGTACGTACTTTTTTCGGAAAAAACGTAAACCTGCGCACCAAGTTGCTCCTGTTGTTCCTGGCGCTGACGTTGCTGCCGTTAAGCTTGCAGGGAGTGATGAACTACAAGCATTTCTCGCAGACGATGGATCGCAAGACCGAGCAGTTCACTATTGAACTGGTTCGCCAGATTAACGCCAATCTGAATCGGCTGCTGAAGGACTTTGAGCGGTTGTCGCTCTTGCCGCTTTACGATCAGATGGTGCTTGGCATTCTAGGGAAATACAACGCGTCAATGGGGTCGGGTACATGGGCGAGGTCTGAGGATTATCTGAAAATGAAGCTTTACACATCTGGTCAAGCTTATGACCGACCCGAGATTCGGGGAATTCATCTGATTAGCAACAGCGGCATTCTGTTCTCCAATCTCGATTCACTGGCGGTCAAGCCGGTATGGGACAGCAGACAGGATGATTGGTTTGCAGAGCTTGAAGACTCGGAAGGGACGTGGCGCCTGATTCCTCCGCATGACCCCGGCTACTACACGGGCGTTCAGCAAGAATCGTATATATCGGTGGGCAGAGTGCTTCGAGATCCGGGTACGCTCCAGCGATTGGGGTACATTCTGATTGACATCCGTCTGGAAGCCTTCGGCCAACTGTTATCCAATCTGAATGTTGAGCAAGATGCAAGCTTGATGATTGTCGACAGCAAGCAGCGCCTTCTGTTCGAGCGGATCTCCACCGGAGGAATGTCTGCTTACGACCAGTTGCTAACGAATGGACAGCTTCAAAGCTATGCAGGAAACCAAAAAAATGTTCTGGATGGGCAGTCCTATCTCTATGTACAACACCATTCTAGCTATTCCGGGCTCTCGGTGATCAGTCTTACACCTATTGCTGTGATTCAAAAGGAGTCGGGTGAGATGCTCACTTTCACAATAGGGTTCGCTGTATTGTGTATGGCGGCTATATCGATCCTTGCATTCCTGTTATCCTATCGTATCACCCGGCCACTGATTCGACTGAAGCACCATATGATACGGGTAGAGCAGGGAGATTTTAGCCAGCGGGTAGCGCACTTCAGCAATGATGAATTCGGACAGATGAGTAGGGGCTTTAACCGAATGATGGAAGAGATTCATCGACTGTTCAATGAGGTGTTTCTGCTGGGCATTCAAGAGCGGGAGGCAGAGTTGTCCGCGTTGCAAAGCCAGATGAATCCTCACTTTATATACAACACATTGGAGTCCATTAACATGATGGCCATTCGCCAGAAGCATGCTGAGGTGTCGGACATGGTGACGGCGCTCGGCAAGCTGCTGCGCTATACGATTGATAAGGTGGACCGGATGGTTCCACTTGGAGAAGAACTTGCTTTTGTACAATCCTATGTACGCATTCAGCAGGTACGTTACAACGGCAAGTTAAAGATTATCTATGACATCGAAGAAGAGATAACGGAATGTGCGATTCCGAAACTGATACTGCAACCGCTGGTGGAAAATGCAGTCTACCACGGCATTGAAGGGCAGGAAAATGGAGGAGTAATCTGGGTATCTGCTTTGAAATTTGATCATGAGCTGCTGATTAGCGTACGAGACAATGGTAAGGGGATGACTCAGGCTAAGATTGACGAGTTAAACGAATCCATATCAAAACAGCCTTCCAATGAGGCATTACGTTGCCATGCCGGGGATAGTCTGGGGCTTAACAATATCGCCCAGAGGCTCCGTCTTATATATGGAGAAGGCGGCAGCCTAAGCATTGATGGAAGTCCCGGGCAGGGCCTGGTGGTCACCATATCCATTCAACTTCTACCGAAAGGGGATTGA
- a CDS encoding response regulator: protein MYKVLLVEDETVIRQGLRELIVQASSQFQVTGEASSGTEALDFLRCEVPDVLITDIRMREMDGLTLASKARDMYPELLMLIISGYGEFEYARRAMEFGVLNYLLKPIDRYELALCIQKIQLLLDRRYGISTLSVPEPSGKAEHAGGDTRKIIRDVKEHIKQHPDGDLRLQTIADLVNLNPTYLSQLFKNEIGINYSEYITEARMERAKWLLINTGLKIYDVARLSGHQSPKHFMLVFKQQVGWTAGEYRDRFSIS from the coding sequence ATGTATAAAGTATTGCTTGTAGAGGATGAGACGGTCATCCGTCAGGGACTGAGGGAGCTGATCGTACAAGCGTCTTCTCAGTTTCAGGTAACGGGCGAAGCGTCGAGCGGTACCGAGGCGCTGGATTTTCTGAGATGTGAGGTGCCGGATGTGTTAATCACGGATATCCGCATGCGTGAAATGGATGGATTAACTTTGGCAAGCAAAGCCAGAGACATGTATCCTGAATTGCTCATGCTCATCATTAGCGGCTATGGCGAGTTTGAATATGCGCGCAGAGCGATGGAGTTCGGGGTGTTGAACTACCTGTTGAAGCCAATCGATCGCTATGAACTGGCATTATGCATACAGAAGATTCAATTGCTGCTGGATCGCAGATATGGTATTTCAACCCTTTCGGTCCCGGAGCCATCTGGGAAAGCAGAACACGCTGGTGGAGATACGCGGAAGATTATCCGAGATGTGAAGGAGCATATCAAGCAACATCCCGATGGAGATTTGCGACTTCAGACGATAGCAGATCTCGTTAACTTGAACCCTACTTATTTGAGCCAGTTGTTCAAGAACGAAATAGGCATTAATTATTCCGAATACATCACGGAGGCACGTATGGAGCGGGCCAAGTGGTTGCTGATCAACACGGGTCTCAAAATCTATGATGTGGCACGGTTATCCGGGCATCAAAGTCCCAAACACTTCATGCTGGTGTTCAAGCAGCAGGTGGGATGGACTGCGGGAGAATACCGAGACCGATTCAGTATTTCTTGA
- a CDS encoding transcriptional regulator: protein MEPTTTIRSYIEDYIRKQGYTLQYFADISGVNAGTLSAIIKGTRPIAMAQLDLITQGMKLEEGYFYEIYGAECFVESAPHWRRLEPFLQRCAELDKLECIQKVIQEVTDDRSYISELFEMAEGMLERGQTKAARMLYECVAECEKYQHSERLALCQYRIFTLSLGQDQHENLRAAVHFEPYINRLDEERQLDAIKDLANAYASLRYRDKVFNLAEELDQKTKILQSYTKKKIDKSDRLTAYPLFVYRAYSNLLKSSACEKQGRYEEALLYTEVYAKLAKVSEPDEEDQIFIDKFAGWAEANTYLYKLMMGNRNVLPAYVEFIEKNEEEILPAIINILEAANKFDQNIDDILNRFSDRINSEINCLKGYTEQMKNEIYATFLLERSLYHLNRHEYPEGLKQLMHCLRESVRFNNQTDIIHCISLYEKYKNMGTAEIEHQYKLIMMEVQKSYEKKEDILCNLA, encoded by the coding sequence ATGGAACCTACAACTACGATACGCTCATATATTGAGGACTACATCAGGAAACAGGGGTACACCCTGCAGTATTTTGCCGATATATCGGGAGTTAACGCCGGAACGCTTAGTGCAATTATTAAGGGGACTCGACCCATCGCTATGGCGCAACTGGATCTGATTACCCAAGGCATGAAGCTGGAAGAGGGGTATTTCTACGAGATTTATGGGGCTGAATGTTTCGTGGAATCGGCACCTCATTGGAGAAGACTGGAGCCTTTCCTGCAGCGCTGTGCTGAATTGGACAAGCTGGAATGTATTCAGAAGGTTATCCAGGAAGTGACGGATGATCGCTCGTATATCTCGGAGTTGTTCGAGATGGCCGAAGGCATGCTGGAACGTGGACAGACGAAGGCTGCACGGATGTTGTACGAATGTGTGGCAGAGTGTGAGAAATATCAACATTCGGAACGTCTCGCTCTGTGCCAGTATCGCATCTTCACGCTATCTCTTGGTCAGGACCAGCATGAGAATCTTCGTGCAGCCGTACATTTTGAACCGTATATTAATCGGCTGGACGAGGAACGACAACTGGATGCGATTAAAGACCTGGCGAATGCGTATGCTTCTCTTCGATATCGGGACAAGGTTTTTAATCTGGCTGAAGAATTAGATCAGAAAACAAAAATTTTACAATCGTATACAAAGAAGAAAATAGATAAAAGCGATAGACTAACTGCCTATCCTTTATTCGTATATAGAGCTTATTCCAATTTGCTTAAATCATCGGCATGTGAGAAGCAGGGACGTTATGAAGAAGCTTTGCTCTATACAGAAGTCTATGCCAAGCTTGCTAAAGTCTCTGAACCGGATGAAGAGGATCAAATTTTTATTGATAAATTCGCTGGTTGGGCAGAAGCCAACACTTATTTATATAAATTAATGATGGGTAATCGAAATGTTTTACCTGCATACGTGGAATTTATTGAGAAAAATGAAGAGGAAATTTTACCTGCGATAATTAATATTTTGGAGGCAGCTAATAAGTTTGATCAAAATATTGATGATATTTTGAATAGGTTCAGCGATCGAATTAACTCGGAAATTAACTGTTTAAAAGGGTACACTGAGCAGATGAAAAATGAAATTTATGCAACATTCTTGTTGGAACGTTCTCTCTATCACTTAAATCGCCATGAATATCCAGAGGGTTTGAAGCAACTTATGCACTGTCTGAGAGAGTCTGTACGATTTAACAATCAAACAGATATCATTCATTGTATTTCCCTGTATGAGAAGTACAAAAACATGGGTACGGCTGAAATCGAGCATCAGTACAAACTTATCATGATGGAGGTTCAGAAATCTTATGAAAAAAAAGAAGATATTCTATGTAATCTTGCTTAG
- a CDS encoding LLM class flavin-dependent oxidoreductase: MKFALFSLMMNLPNAVTGEALTTQQKFQNILEQAKLAERLGFDAYGIGERHGAPFLSSSPPVVLTAIAAATTRIRLLTTVTVLSILDPVRVAEDYATLDQLSGGRLEMIIGKGNDPRHYPLFGIREEEQWDSLDERYHLLRRLWSEENVTWQGTYRPPLEGVTTWPRPLQQTIPIWHGSASSTVSTELAAKYGEPLFTSNSFHPQAKYKALIDHYRERLDYYGHDPQQAVIGSGAGSLYLADTGEEAIRRYKPYYEAFHATAAAQHNQSPFTDLEDNIARGPALIGSPEQVIEKILNYHAAYGHQVLSISVDGLTHSEQLEQVERFAKEVAPVLRRELPSSVWNEPPVLTQHSSFLSPNATDSWPTAISPIFQV, translated from the coding sequence ATGAAATTTGCCTTGTTTAGTCTCATGATGAATCTACCTAATGCCGTTACCGGGGAGGCTCTGACGACTCAGCAGAAATTCCAAAATATATTAGAGCAAGCGAAGCTGGCTGAACGACTGGGATTCGATGCCTATGGAATCGGTGAACGACATGGTGCGCCTTTTCTATCTTCCTCGCCACCTGTCGTATTAACCGCAATAGCCGCAGCAACCACACGCATTCGGTTACTAACCACCGTCACTGTTCTTAGTATACTTGATCCAGTCCGGGTTGCCGAGGATTATGCCACGTTGGATCAATTATCGGGTGGACGGCTAGAGATGATCATCGGGAAAGGCAATGACCCTCGCCACTATCCGCTGTTTGGCATACGCGAAGAGGAACAATGGGATTCACTCGATGAACGCTATCATTTGCTAAGACGGCTATGGTCTGAGGAGAATGTAACCTGGCAGGGAACGTATCGCCCTCCGCTTGAGGGAGTAACCACGTGGCCCAGGCCGCTTCAGCAAACCATCCCAATCTGGCATGGCAGCGCGTCCAGCACGGTCTCGACCGAACTCGCTGCCAAATATGGTGAGCCGCTCTTCACGTCGAATTCTTTTCACCCTCAGGCCAAATACAAAGCATTAATTGATCATTATCGGGAGCGCCTCGATTATTATGGTCATGATCCGCAGCAAGCAGTGATTGGCTCTGGTGCCGGCAGTCTGTATCTTGCTGATACGGGTGAAGAGGCCATTCGCCGCTATAAGCCATACTATGAAGCGTTCCATGCCACCGCCGCCGCACAGCATAACCAGTCGCCCTTCACCGATCTGGAGGATAACATTGCACGTGGCCCTGCGTTAATCGGCAGTCCGGAGCAGGTTATTGAGAAAATTCTGAACTATCATGCTGCTTACGGACATCAGGTGCTCAGTATCAGTGTGGATGGACTGACGCATAGCGAGCAGTTGGAGCAAGTGGAGCGTTTTGCCAAAGAAGTGGCCCCTGTTTTACGCCGCGAACTGCCCAGTTCAGTATGGAATGAACCCCCGGTGTTAACCCAGCACTCATCCTTCCTTTCCCCTAATGCTACAGATTCATGGCCCACAGCCATCTCACCTATATTCCAAGTTTAA
- a CDS encoding pyruvate kinase: protein MQIDIQKLYDKYITLDIPNPFTLEQIHDRLTQKFYAEKVDLEEFSDLRNDPHAGFDQAIAAYVFKDERGTKQLISLNKDEDIHEPLEFAWIINSTVRGFSLLLVLEIEVFYGMEESEMTLGNPRFEEYLILLYLTDYIEFENDSFIHLLRARYREGYRLRYFGMQNGDDNYLYE, encoded by the coding sequence TTGCAGATTGATATTCAGAAGCTTTACGACAAATATATAACATTGGACATTCCTAATCCATTCACTTTAGAGCAGATCCATGATCGACTAACACAGAAATTTTACGCTGAGAAGGTAGATTTAGAGGAGTTTTCCGACTTGCGCAACGATCCTCATGCGGGATTTGATCAGGCGATTGCAGCTTATGTATTCAAGGATGAGAGGGGAACCAAGCAATTAATTAGCCTGAACAAGGATGAAGATATCCATGAGCCATTGGAGTTTGCATGGATCATTAATTCCACTGTGCGAGGATTTTCTCTTCTATTAGTTCTTGAAATCGAAGTATTTTATGGAATGGAAGAGAGTGAGATGACTCTTGGCAATCCACGTTTTGAGGAATATCTGATCCTACTCTATTTAACAGATTACATTGAGTTTGAGAATGACTCTTTCATTCATCTGTTGCGTGCTCGTTATCGAGAGGGCTACAGACTTCGTTATTTTGGCATGCAGAATGGTGATGATAATTATCTATACGAATAA
- a CDS encoding aspartyl-phosphate phosphatase Spo0E family protein: MSEPRQIKDKIERNRQELSRLAENHGMQDNQVLRQSMVLDELINEYNRFKYKSHLRNRQPIA; encoded by the coding sequence ATGAGTGAACCGAGGCAGATCAAAGATAAAATCGAACGGAACAGGCAAGAGTTAAGTCGTTTGGCGGAGAATCATGGCATGCAAGACAACCAAGTCCTCCGACAGTCCATGGTACTGGACGAGCTGATTAATGAATATAATCGATTCAAATATAAAAGCCATCTTAGGAACAGACAACCGATTGCATAA
- a CDS encoding carbohydrate ABC transporter permease → MKAMPSPSGRKIGSTLGTYLLLTLISLIMIVPFIWMISTSFKEPQSIFTYPPQWIPESFRFQNYIDVFRLIPFHRFYWNSIYISALVVLGTVFFASLAGYAFAKIPFKGRNVVFLILLSAMMIPHEVTAIPMFLFMRQLGWIDTHLPLILLPIFGAGGVFGIFVMRQFFITVPTELEEAAMIDGCNRFRIYARIMLPIAKPGMATLTIFTFVTIWNEFFDPLIFINSRDLMTLPLGLSLFTDEVGTAWQYLMSATVMATLPLLIVFFLAQRRFIEGVAMTGLKE, encoded by the coding sequence ATGAAGGCGATGCCTAGTCCTTCGGGGAGGAAGATAGGAAGTACCCTGGGGACGTATTTGCTGCTGACACTGATTTCGCTAATCATGATTGTTCCGTTTATCTGGATGATATCGACGTCATTCAAAGAGCCCCAGAGCATATTCACCTATCCACCACAGTGGATACCGGAATCATTCCGATTTCAGAACTACATCGATGTCTTTCGACTGATTCCGTTTCACCGTTTTTATTGGAACAGTATTTACATTTCTGCGTTGGTTGTGCTGGGAACCGTATTTTTTGCTTCTCTCGCCGGTTATGCATTCGCCAAAATTCCATTTAAGGGACGTAATGTGGTATTTCTCATCCTGCTGAGTGCCATGATGATTCCTCATGAGGTGACTGCGATTCCGATGTTTCTATTCATGCGGCAGTTGGGGTGGATTGATACCCATCTTCCGCTGATACTACTGCCAATCTTTGGCGCGGGCGGTGTATTTGGCATCTTTGTGATGCGGCAATTCTTCATCACGGTGCCAACGGAACTGGAGGAAGCGGCGATGATCGACGGCTGCAACCGATTCCGAATATATGCGCGAATTATGCTGCCTATTGCCAAGCCGGGTATGGCTACGCTGACGATCTTCACGTTTGTGACGATCTGGAATGAGTTCTTCGATCCGTTGATTTTCATTAACTCGCGTGATCTAATGACGCTGCCGCTTGGATTATCTCTCTTTACAGATGAGGTGGGCACAGCCTGGCAATATCTGATGAGCGCCACCGTCATGGCGACCTTACCACTGTTAATTGTCTTTTTCCTGGCACAACGGCGCTTCATTGAGGGGGTTGCCATGACGGGACTGAAAGAGTAA
- a CDS encoding carbohydrate ABC transporter permease produces MTHPHKRKRRGPLAREAQIAGWLFVSPMVLGFTLLLLFPMGLALYMSLTDWPLLGDHHFVGLENYRNIMTDTMFWKVLANTVYFTVGLVPLNIVLALLLALLLSRNLRGIGIFRTAIFVPVMTSLIVWAIVWKLMYATESGLINQLLLMTGIKGPAWLYNEDLAMPAVIVTSVLKNVGLNMVLFIAAIQQVPRSLYEAATLDGAGRRGTFFHVTLPMITPTVFLTVVMTVIGSLKVFGQIYVMTQGGPSNSTKVLVYYIWEKAFKLFQFGYASALAYVLFFIVLILTLLQWQLRKRWVFNEGDA; encoded by the coding sequence GTGACCCATCCACACAAGCGCAAAAGAAGGGGGCCGCTCGCCAGAGAAGCCCAGATCGCGGGGTGGCTGTTTGTATCGCCGATGGTGCTTGGGTTTACGCTGCTGCTGTTGTTTCCCATGGGTCTCGCGTTATACATGAGCCTGACCGATTGGCCGCTGCTGGGGGATCATCATTTTGTTGGACTGGAGAATTACCGGAATATTATGACAGACACCATGTTCTGGAAAGTGCTCGCCAATACAGTTTATTTCACAGTGGGACTTGTACCGCTTAATATTGTGCTCGCCCTGCTGCTCGCGTTGCTGCTATCCAGGAATCTGCGGGGGATCGGAATTTTTCGAACAGCAATCTTTGTTCCGGTCATGACCTCGTTGATCGTATGGGCCATCGTGTGGAAGCTGATGTATGCAACAGAATCAGGATTGATTAATCAACTTCTATTGATGACGGGCATCAAGGGTCCGGCGTGGCTATACAATGAAGATTTGGCAATGCCGGCAGTGATTGTGACCAGTGTGCTGAAAAATGTAGGTCTGAATATGGTGCTGTTCATTGCAGCCATTCAGCAGGTACCGCGTTCACTGTACGAAGCAGCAACATTGGACGGTGCGGGCAGAAGGGGAACCTTCTTTCACGTTACACTGCCTATGATTACACCAACGGTGTTTCTGACTGTGGTCATGACCGTGATTGGTTCACTCAAAGTATTCGGACAGATCTATGTGATGACACAGGGTGGGCCGAGTAATAGCACAAAGGTATTAGTTTATTATATCTGGGAAAAAGCATTCAAACTATTCCAGTTCGGCTATGCTTCTGCTCTTGCCTATGTACTGTTCTTCATCGTACTGATCCTGACACTGCTGCAATGGCAGCTCCGAAAGAGGTGGGTATTCAATGAAGGCGATGCCTAG
- a CDS encoding sugar ABC transporter substrate-binding protein yields MKKAGLILMLVLMMVASIACTSANSSSEPGSAGGENGEVELKFIMWGNQAHMDVYNKLIDGFTKENPGIKVTMESVPFAEYQQKISVLAAGGSLPDLAWVSERMVPQFKSNHILADVSEFKDDAQFKLDDYIPSTLDLFRDGDQLLGLPFSTPPVVMFYNKTLFDKADLTDPNTLATQGQWTWEQFEESAKAITSKEATNRIYGANFFRDWKTWAVLSSYSWSNGSGPFDEGMTKFTWNDAYGVQTFELLERMMFTDESHPKAGEQVSFDAGNVGMFFDNYSYVSKAREITDFEWSIAPMPSGSQGSVPMLGQAGYAMFNDSKHPEETKKLLKYFASEQGIQATATYFVPPRTSVLNSDAFILQPNNPSKEHIVQAVIDEMPKARLIPGHIRWQDIDNAVLQGFDRLFARTATTEDNLKQMQEEIQSVLQP; encoded by the coding sequence ATGAAAAAAGCAGGACTGATACTGATGCTTGTACTCATGATGGTGGCTTCAATCGCGTGCACTAGCGCCAATTCCAGCAGTGAACCTGGCAGTGCAGGCGGGGAGAATGGGGAGGTGGAGCTGAAGTTCATTATGTGGGGCAACCAGGCACATATGGATGTATACAACAAGCTGATTGATGGCTTCACCAAGGAAAATCCAGGCATCAAAGTCACGATGGAATCCGTACCTTTCGCAGAATACCAACAAAAAATTTCGGTGCTTGCTGCCGGAGGCTCTCTTCCCGATCTCGCCTGGGTATCGGAGCGAATGGTACCACAATTCAAGTCCAACCACATTCTGGCCGATGTATCCGAGTTCAAGGATGATGCACAGTTTAAGCTGGATGATTATATTCCAAGTACATTGGATTTGTTCCGTGATGGAGACCAGCTGCTGGGGCTACCTTTCTCTACACCTCCTGTGGTCATGTTTTACAATAAAACGCTGTTCGACAAGGCCGACCTGACTGATCCAAACACACTTGCCACCCAAGGACAATGGACATGGGAACAGTTCGAAGAGTCTGCCAAGGCGATTACAAGTAAGGAGGCGACCAACCGAATCTATGGAGCCAACTTTTTTCGCGACTGGAAGACCTGGGCGGTGCTCTCCTCCTACTCTTGGTCCAATGGAAGCGGTCCATTCGACGAAGGTATGACGAAGTTCACCTGGAACGATGCCTATGGTGTACAGACTTTTGAATTACTGGAGCGCATGATGTTCACCGATGAATCACATCCGAAGGCGGGTGAGCAAGTTAGCTTCGATGCGGGTAATGTGGGCATGTTCTTCGACAATTACAGCTATGTATCCAAAGCAAGGGAGATTACGGATTTTGAATGGAGCATCGCGCCTATGCCTTCCGGTTCACAAGGCAGTGTACCGATGCTAGGGCAGGCCGGATATGCCATGTTCAACGATAGCAAACATCCAGAGGAAACGAAGAAGCTGTTGAAGTATTTTGCGAGTGAGCAGGGAATTCAGGCGACAGCCACCTATTTTGTGCCTCCTCGTACTTCTGTTCTGAACTCGGATGCATTCATTCTTCAGCCGAATAACCCAAGCAAAGAGCATATTGTGCAGGCCGTCATTGATGAAATGCCGAAAGCGCGCTTAATTCCCGGACATATCCGATGGCAGGATATCGACAATGCGGTATTGCAGGGATTTGACCGACTGTTTGCCCGGACGGCGACAACTGAGGATAACCTGAAACAAATGCAGGAAGAGATCCAAAGTGTATTACAACCCTAA